Proteins co-encoded in one Nicotiana sylvestris chromosome 7, ASM39365v2, whole genome shotgun sequence genomic window:
- the LOC138873717 gene encoding uncharacterized protein yields MAIHEVGDGHCRSFADGARIPSELTCDNRRQFIRSKVTQFLEDNKIKRILSTLYHPCANGQAESTNKTIIQSLKKKLESTKGKWRETLPEVLWAYQITPISSTEETPFSLVYGVEALIPVETGEPSARFRHTSEGSKNEAMAMAIELLDKRREASMVRMAVQKQKIERYYNRRTNLRYFGIGDLVLRKDTLNTKNSNEGKLGQN; encoded by the exons atggccattcatgaagtagGGGATGGACATTGTCGGTCCTTTGCCGACGGGGCCAG GATCCCGTCTGAATTAACATGCGACAACAGGAGGCAATTCATCAggagcaaggtaacacagttccttgaagacaacaaaatcaagagaatcctgtcgACTCTATACCACCCGTGTGCGAATGGACAAGCTGAATCTACAAATAAAACCATTATTCAAAGCTTGAAAAAGAAGCTGGAAAGcaccaagggaaaatggagagaaacgtTGCCCGAGGTGCTGTGGGCATATCAGATAACTCCAATATCAAGCACCGAGGAGACACCTTTCTCCCTAGTGTATGGTGTCGAGGCACTGATACCGGTGGAGACCGGGGAACCAAGTGCCAGATTTCGACACACTAGCGAGGGATCAAAGAACGAAGCCATGGCAATGGCCATCGAGCTGCTCGACAAAAGACGGGAAGCCTCGATGGTTCGGATGGCTGTccagaagcagaaaatcgaaagatactacaatagaagaacGAATCTCCGATACTTCGGAATCGgagacttggtcctaaggaaggATACTCTCAATACCAAAAACTCTAATGAAGGGAAGCTGGGTCAAAATTGA